Proteins encoded together in one Salvelinus fontinalis isolate EN_2023a chromosome 6, ASM2944872v1, whole genome shotgun sequence window:
- the LOC129858176 gene encoding rab11 family-interacting protein 1-like isoform X1 — protein sequence MSFIDLNDDQRWVPTHVNVTVLRARGLRTKGKHGGSRYVYTIIQVGKEKYTTGLVEKATVPEWNEECCFELLPGILEDGGRSVFPSGSGDLVLTIMHRVLIGLDVFLGQAILPLDKIFQDGMCPRDEWLKLNSKAGRKEKERGEMQVTVQFTRNNLTASMFDLTMKDKPRSAFGKLKDRVTGRKIGDMESSSAIVPGRFAALSGSLGKPFREGDRGEGGEDPVEVAEEKRSKVKDFFKGKGKLQSSSDTRSCSSLASESSVLSLTSERPCPPPLGLGIVVDPSSPPSSPIYSNKVKVDTHHRDTDLAKKVLNTTQSSPKILTHNRVLSDEASRITTTAVLQPCPAVESLKGQGMTFSQSSLCINGSHIDGSEPVGPKGSGTLPSKLVLLEKCSPLSRSLQNLTKRSEDNGSAGEGRRWSFDKVNKEEKYVEKEAEPHVSQVQSARVGGHSVLAAASMLSSTTTVDSADKRKKLRKSLFSGGRSDSLPAKLAPSQGCPLTEGRLQGWFGSSDSQNKPRLEVSSKVESDSDTPPLPPCSPIPTQCSSSSTGRASPDSGHPTNPFTPSLTPNPISPSNPFLPCLQCNPFFEDLKTEEARRSPPRAACSPCHSTALPCIPSTAHDVAVQKKMAAIRRERPGPVARQTSLPALLPRAVTASPPNPLTSRSISESGGRECDESFDAFASSRLNSPKGSPTNHPSNATLWQAQVRSTPPHKGNTISPIEEMRMSEEEAEPPPLPPRRPITRPLVNKRSSDSWLHRGQELAVQKEACLLSQTVAASLQHTREGGQKRCTPSPHLYPSLGKDLLVSSDMSDFHTEHSQHYANISPESPSPFKSEDDFKKFDYEPLRDEDDSCKFMFTEQDLWPGATENHLDLNVKDSIILLASEDTTDTSPTVREDGIVKNTSHSEIKALSLPVMLLDSEMTVADLLYMSSPKHSKSGLKTLDIALITPDPTMELFSIHPDKPTKSRNIHYESPPLTLEDLNKNLSNSDFSFIDSASDASPSPSEMITVHTLKSLGGIFPQPPQVTHIVSSAHDIRLSAEDMLTFQKPSTIDVNSALKANLPEASLCQDNWQDGGCELTPDSVNIESEDITRDTEDIKHTQSPLNSKGNISKSKIDSSIVDPSCHIRTSPVSPQIGMQQEVVRTKPVNESSPRGASSHRSLKEMIRELYGNGGANSPGKGLRESPLHQSLSPGHVLSESIEVPFSYQPTKSIFSSPLSPDRETTFKADKLFVSLQKTNTNSSTQSITKENCLTERSPSKHAGTISFKDLHAKVAPNIRSPMSARLRPGVSLHASSPSSVAPSLVTETNAQAKLLPTPGPSSIHHPPTLRPSTGDNATLAMAPCTSSSFSSSSFTSSTTVQPLVDARQTLLPEETQPASSLPRQESRPHPVKPLTTTASQGEKKEGRSVLEKLKSSIHPGLAAKQTLAEAETEIEESLTDRSAQYEQLTKMELISLLLQQQMDMEDQQAASEQQAVLLKKHEAEMKKIKAQVRDLEDYIDRLLVQIMEQTPTLLQVRSRHK from the exons ATGGCTCAAACTCAACTCCAAGGCCGGCCGGAAGGAGAAGGAGCGCGGCGAGATGCAGGTGACGGTCCAGTTCACCCGCAACAACCTGACAGCCAGCATGTTCGACCTAACCATGAAGGACAAGCCACGGTCTGCCTTCGGCAAACTTAAGGACCGCGTTACGGGGAGGAAGATCGGCGACATGGAGTCCTCATCAGCCATCGTGCCGGGACGCTTCGCCGCCCTGTCGGGTTCCCTAGGAAAGCCATTCCGAGAAGGGGACcgaggggaagggggagaggacccCGTGGAGGTAGCCGAGGAGAAGCGGAGCAAGGTGAAGGATTTCTTCAAGGGGAAGGGAAAGCTGCAGAGTTCGTCCGACACAAGGTCGTGCTCGTCGCTGGCCTCGGAGAGCAGCGTGTTGTCCTTGACCAGTGAGAGGCCCTGCCCCCCTCCTCTGGGCCTAGGCATCGTGGTGGATCCTTCCAGTCCCCCCAGCTCTCCCATCTACAGCAACAAGGTCAAAGTTGACACCCACCACAGAGACACAGACCTAGCTAAAAAAG TGCTCAACACCACACAGTCTTCCCCAAAGATACTGACTCACAATCGAGTCCTCAGCGACGAGGCAAGTAGGATCACCACTACTGCCGTTCTCCAGCCCTGTCCTGCAGTGGAATCCCTCAAGGGTCAGGGTATGACTTTCTCCCAATCCTCTCTGTGCATCAACGGAAGCCACATCGACGGATCCGAACCGGTGGGTCCCAAGGGCTCAGGCACCCTCCCATCCAAGCTGGTCCTCCTTGAGAAGtgctcccccctctctcgttcgCTGCAGAACCTCACAAAGCGGAGCGAGGACAATGGTTCAGCCGGTGAGGGACGGCGCTGGTCCTTCGACAAGGTGAATAAGGAAGAGAAGTACGTGGAGAAGGAGGCCGAACCGCATGTCTCCCAGGTTCAAAGCGCACGGGTGGGGGGTCATTCTGTGCTGGCAGCTGCCTCAATGCTGTCTTCCACCACCACGGTGGACTCAGCAGACAAAAGGAAAAAGCTCAGAAAGTCGTTATTCTCCGGAGGGAGGAGTGATTCTCTACCTGCCAAGTTGGCGCCAAGCCAGGGTTGTCCTCTCACCGAGGGGAGACTGCAAGGCTGGTTTGGCTCCAGTGACTCCCAGAACAAGCCAAG GCTGGAAGTTTCTTCTAAGGTAGAAAGCGACTCAgacacccctcccctccccccttgcTCCCCCATTCCCACCCAGTGCTCTTCTTCTTCCACTGGCCGTGCCTCACCCGACAGTGGCCATCCCACTAaccccttcaccccctctctgACACCcaaccctatctctccctccaaccccttcCTCCCGTGTTTGCAGTGTAACCCCTTTTTTGAGGACCTCAAAACCGAAGAGGCCCGGAGGTCCCCCCCTCGCGCTGCCTGCTCCCCCTGTCATTCCACAGCTTTGCCTTGTATCCCTAGTACCGCCCACGATGTCGCAGTGCAAAAGAAAATGGCCGCCATACGGCGAGAGCGGCCCGGGCCTGTAGCCAGGCAGACATCCCTTCCTGCATTACTCCCGAGAGCGGTGACTGCCAGCCCCCCGAATCCGTTGACCTCTCGCTCCATATCAGAGAGCGGGGGAAGAGAATGCGATGAGTCCTTTGACGCCTTTGCGTCTAGCAGGCTGAATTCGCCAAAGGGCTCTCCTACCAATCACCCTTCAAATGCAACCTTGTGGCAAGCTCAAGTAAGAAGCACTCCTCCACATAAGGGTAACACTATTTCACCCATTGAGGAGATGCGGATGAGTGAAGAAGAAGCAGAGCCTCCACCGTTGCCTCCACGGAGGCCCATAACAAGACCTTTGGTAAACAAGAGATCTTCTGACAGCTGGTTGCACAGGGGTCAGGAGCTGGCTGTGCAGAAAGAGGCCTGTCTCCTGTCACAAACGGTCGCAGCTTCCCTGCAGCACACAAGAGAAGGCGGGCAGAAGAGATGCACACCAAGTCCCCACCTGTACCCAAGCTTAGGCAAAGACCTTCTCGTCAGCAGTGACATGTCGGACTTTCATACCGAACACTCACAGCATTATGCCAATATTTCTCCAGAGTCTCCATCTCCATTCAAGTCTGAAGATGACTTCAAGAAGTTTGACTATGAACCATTGCGAGATGAAGATGATAGCTGTAAATTTATGTTTACTGAGCAGGACTTATGGCCAGGTGCAACAGAAAACCATCTAGACCTGAATGTAAAGGATTCGATAATATTGTTAGCCTCAGAGGATACGACGGACACCAGTCCCACTGTTAGAGAAGACGGCATTGTAAAGAATACTTCACATTCGGAAATCAAAGCCTTATCTCTACCAGTAATGCTTCTTGATAGTGAAATGACTGTTGCCGACCTACTGTATATGTCTTCCCCAAAACACTCTAAATCCGGTCTTAAGACGCTTGACATTGCGTTAATTACACCAGACCCAACAATGGAATTATTCTCAATTCACCCAGATAAGCCTACCAAGTCCAGAAACATCCATTATGAATCGCCTCCACTAACCTTGGAAGATCTAAATAAAAATCTAAGTAACTCTGATTTTAGTTTTATTGACTCTGCTTCTGATGCTTCCCCATCTCCATCTGAAATGATTACAGTGCATACCCTCAAAAGTTTAGGTGGCATTTTTCCTCAACCTCCACAAGTTACTCACATAGTCTCTTCTGCTCATGATATACGGCTATCTGCAGAGGATATGTTAACTTTTCAGAAGCCTAGTACTATAGACGTCAACTCTGCCCTAAAAGCGAATTTACCAGAAGCCTCGCTTTGTCAAGACAATTGGCAAGATGGAGGTTGTGAATTGACGCCTGACAGTGTTAACATTGAGTCTGAAGACATCACTAGAGACACTGAAGatataaaacacacacagtctCCACTGAATAGCAAAGGCAACATTTCTAAATCAAAGATAGACAGTTCAATAGTCGACCCTTCATGTCACATTAGAACTTCTCCAGTTTCTCCACAGATTGGAATGCAACAGGAAGTTGTACGAACCAAGCCTGTCAATGAGTCTTCACCAAGGGGTGCTAGTTCACACAGAAGTCTCAAGGAAATGATACGAGAGCTCTACGGCAACGGTGGTGCAAATAGCCCTGGCAAAGGATTGCGTGAGAGCCCTCTTCACCAATCACTGTCTCCTGGGCATGTACTCTCAGAGAGCATTGAAGTACCCTTCTCATATCAACCCACCAAATCAATTTTTTCCTCACCTTTGTCACCAGATAGAGAGACAACGTTCAAGGCAGATAAATTATTTGTTTCCTTGCAAAAAACAAACACGAATAGTTCCACTCAGTCAATTACAAAAGAAAACTGCTTAACGGAACGTTCCCCATCCAAACATGCCGGGACCATCAGCTTCAAAGACCTCCACGCCAAAGTAGCCCCGAACATCAGAAGCCCCATGAGTGCCAGGTTAAGGCCTGGTGTCTCTCTGCATGCTTCCAGTCCCTCCTCTGTGGCCCCCTCCCTGGTGACTGAAACTAATGCCCAGGCTAAGCTACTCCCCACCCCCGGCCCCTCCTCCATACATCACCCCCCAACCTTGAGACCCAGTACCGGAGACAATGCCACCTTGGCTATGGCCCCCTgcacctcttcctccttctcctcctcctcctttacctccTCCACCACTGTCCAGCCCCTGGTCGATGCACGGCAGACACTTTTACCTGAGGAGACCCAGCCAGCTAGCAGCCTGCCCCGACAGGAGAGCAG ACCCCACCCAGTGAAGCCCTTGACCACCACAGCCAGTCAGGGGGAGAAGAAAGAGGGCCGGTCAGTTCTAGAGAAGCTCAAGTCTTCCATCCACCCAGGCCTCGCCGCCAAGCAGACACTGGCTGAGGCTGAGACTGAGATTGAG GAATCGTTAACGGACAGGTCTGCCCAGTACGAGCAGCTGACCAAAATGGAGCTGATCTCCCTTCTACTGCAGCAGCAGATGGATATGGAGGACCAGCAGGCGGCCTCAGAACAGCAGGCGGTGCTGCTTAAGAAACACGAGGCGGAGATGAAGAAGATCAAGGCACAGGTGCGCGACCTGGAGGACTACATCGACAGGCTGCTGGTGCAGATCATGGAGCAGACACCCACACTCCTTCAAGTGCGCTCCCGACACAAGTGA